In a genomic window of Dyadobacter fermentans DSM 18053:
- a CDS encoding RagB/SusD family nutrient uptake outer membrane protein, protein MKTKYIAAWVLAAGLVTGCGDKFLTVNPETALTSNNFFTSESDFKQAVNAAYEPFRQMYNERAWVLEEMHSDNTYYARNTLYGAVDPTENVADFAVPTANGVTANDNVLVQYRLNYRIIARANQILALIDGVDFDAVSKANLKGQAFFLRAFCYFDLIRLFGKVPLHLVPVTGRDDAPVPLSSTEEVYAQIEKDAKEAAAGLFDKAKQEPGRVTSATAKMLLANLYITQKKWPAAETLLKEIESSGQYALMPDYNDAFSTTSGNKNNKESLFEIQYMEGSAGYNGNQIYRFIPSPITATEIAPITGTSNPQGTSQESNNIPTPDLIAAYETGDKRKDISIGYVTLSGSRVQNKTYPYIKKYARTHSLHNNTGQNWPVYRYAEVLLFLAESLNEQGKPADAAAYLNQVRTRAGLAATKAASQADMREAIFKERRVELAFENKRWFDLTRTGRVQEIIGAYGARVKANPQAYYFPADAVPPSNAFTVLDDYYGLPAVEAALTPHF, encoded by the coding sequence ATGAAAACAAAATACATAGCGGCCTGGGTACTGGCCGCAGGCCTGGTGACCGGATGCGGGGATAAGTTCCTGACAGTAAACCCGGAAACCGCACTAACCTCCAACAACTTCTTTACCTCTGAGAGTGATTTCAAACAGGCCGTAAATGCAGCATATGAACCATTCCGCCAGATGTACAACGAACGTGCGTGGGTTTTGGAAGAAATGCATTCGGATAATACATACTACGCCCGCAATACGCTCTACGGAGCCGTAGATCCGACTGAAAACGTCGCGGACTTTGCCGTACCGACTGCCAATGGCGTCACCGCGAACGACAACGTGCTCGTACAATACCGGCTGAACTACCGGATCATCGCACGCGCCAATCAGATTCTGGCATTGATAGATGGGGTCGACTTCGATGCCGTATCCAAAGCCAACCTGAAAGGCCAGGCTTTCTTTCTGCGTGCATTCTGCTATTTTGACCTGATCCGTCTGTTCGGCAAAGTACCTTTGCACTTGGTTCCGGTTACCGGCCGTGACGATGCCCCTGTGCCTTTGTCATCGACCGAAGAAGTATACGCGCAGATCGAGAAAGATGCCAAGGAAGCTGCCGCAGGCCTTTTCGATAAGGCAAAACAGGAGCCCGGACGTGTCACTTCCGCTACTGCAAAGATGCTTTTGGCAAACCTTTACATTACCCAGAAAAAATGGCCGGCAGCTGAAACTTTGCTGAAAGAAATCGAGTCCAGCGGCCAGTACGCATTGATGCCCGACTACAACGACGCGTTTTCGACAACCAGCGGCAACAAAAACAACAAGGAGTCGCTGTTTGAAATCCAGTACATGGAAGGATCGGCGGGTTACAATGGTAACCAGATCTACCGTTTCATTCCGTCGCCGATCACCGCCACGGAGATTGCGCCCATTACCGGAACATCCAATCCGCAAGGCACGTCGCAGGAAAGTAACAACATTCCTACACCGGACCTGATTGCGGCCTACGAAACGGGGGATAAGAGGAAGGATATTTCCATCGGCTATGTGACCCTGAGCGGAAGCCGGGTTCAGAACAAAACTTATCCTTACATTAAAAAGTACGCGCGCACGCATTCGCTGCATAACAATACCGGCCAGAACTGGCCCGTGTACCGTTACGCGGAAGTATTGCTTTTCCTCGCCGAATCGCTGAACGAACAGGGTAAACCTGCCGACGCCGCCGCCTATCTGAACCAGGTGCGGACCCGTGCCGGATTGGCTGCTACCAAAGCCGCTTCACAGGCGGATATGCGCGAGGCGATTTTCAAAGAAAGAAGGGTAGAGCTGGCATTTGAAAACAAGCGCTGGTTTGACCTCACCCGCACCGGACGCGTGCAGGAGATCATCGGAGCCTACGGCGCCAGGGTGAAAGCCAATCCGCAAGCCTACTACTTCCCGGCCGACGCGGTGCCGCCGAGCAATGCATTCACGGTATTGGACGACTACTACGGTCTGCCTGCTGTTGAAGCCGCATTGACGCCGCATTTCTGA